Proteins encoded together in one Miscanthus floridulus cultivar M001 chromosome 16, ASM1932011v1, whole genome shotgun sequence window:
- the LOC136512592 gene encoding transketolase, chloroplastic-like: MAAHSVAAAHATISARAGPAPGAGASARAERLGFRRLISVAGRGLRSPLPARRRPPSSAAVSRRQCVVRAAAAETLEGIKAATGELLEKSVNTIRFLAIDAVEKANSGHPGLPMGCAPVGHVLYDEVMRYNPKNPYWFNRDRFVLSAGHGCMLQYALLHLAGYDSVKEEDLKQFRQWGSRTPGHPENFETPGVEVTTGPLGQGVANAIGLALAEKHLAARFNKPDNEIVDHYTYVILGDGCQMEGVANEACSLAGHWGLGKLIAFYDDNHISIDGDTEIAFTEDVSTRFEALGWHTIWVKNGNTGYDDIRAAIKEAKAVTDKPTLIKVTTTIGFGSPNKANSYSVHGSALGAKEVEATRQNLGWPYEPFFVPEDVKSHWSRHTPQGAALEADWNAKFAEYEKKYAEDAATLKSLITGEFPTGWADALPKYTPESQADATRNLSQQCLNALANVVPGLMGGSADLASSNMTLLKMFGDFQKDTPEERSVRFGVREHGMGAIANGIALHSPGFVPYCATFFVFTDYMRGAMRISALSEAGVIYVMTHDSIGLGEDGPTHQPIEHLVSFRAMPNILMLRPADGNETAGAYKVAVLNRKRPSILALSRQKLPHLPGTSIEGVEKGGYTISDNSTGNKPDLIVLSTGSELEIAAKAADELRKEGKTVRVVSFVSWELFEEQSDEYKESVLPEAVTSRISIEAGSPLGWQKYVGAQGKAIGIDKFGASAPAGKIYKEYGITVEGVIAAAKSF, from the exons ATGGCCGCGCACTCCGTCGCCGCCGCGCACGCCACCATATCCGCGCGCGCCGGCCCCGCGCCCGGCGCCGGAGCGTCGGCCCGGGCCGAGCGCCTCGGCTTCCGCCGTCTCATCTCGGTGGCCGGCCGCGGCCTGCGCTCCCCGCTCCcggcccgccgccgcccgccgtcgTCCGCGGCCGTCTCCCGCCGCCAGTGCGtcgtgcgcgccgccgccgccgagacgCTCGAGGGGATCAAGGCCGCCACGGGCGAGCTGCTGGAGAAGTCGGTCAACACGATCCGGTTCCTGGCCATCGACGCCGTCGAGAAGGCCAACTCCGGGCACCCGGGGCTGCCCATGGGCTGCGCGCCCGTGGGTCACGTCCTCTACGACGAGGTCATGCGCTACAACCCCAAGAACCCCTACTGGTTCAACCGCGACCGCTTCGTCCTCTCTGCCGGCCACGGGTGCATGCTCCAGTACGCCCTGCTCCACTTAGCCGGGTACGACAGCGTCAAG GAGGAGGACTTGAAGCAGTTCAGGCAATGGGGAAGCAGAACACCGGGCCACCCTGAGAACTTTGAGACTCCAGGAGTTGAAGTTACCACTG GACCTCTTGGTCAGGGTGTCGCCAATGCCATTGGGTTGGCACTTGCTGAGAAGCACCTGGCTGCCCGCTTCAACAAGCCTGACAATGAGATTGTCGACCACTACAC GTACGTTATTTTGGGAGATGGTTGCCAAATGGAGGGTGTTGCTAATGAAGCTTGTTCCTTGGCTGGGCACTGGGGTCTTGGCAAGCTCATTGCTTTCTACGATGACAACCACATTTCCATTGATGGAGATACAGAGATTGCATTCACAGAGGACGTGAGCACCCGCTTTGAGGCTCTTGGGTGGCACACAATCTGGGTTAAGAATGGGAACACTGGCTATGATGACATCCGTGCAGCTATTAAGGAAGCAAAGGCGGTTACCGACAAGCCCACCTTAATCAAG GTGACAACCACAATCGGTTTTGGATCACCCAACAAGGCCAACTCATACAGTGTGCATGGAAGTGCATTGGGTGCCAAAGAGGTCGAAGCAACCAGGCAGAACCTTGGATGGCCCTATGAGCCATTCTTTGTACCAGAGGATGTCAAGAG CCACTGGAGCCGCCACACGCCACAAGGTGCCGCACTTGAGGCTGATTGGAATGCCAAATTTGCAGAGTACGAGAAGAAGTATGCAGAGGATGCAGCAACTTTGAAAAGTCTCATCACAGGGGAGTTTCCCACTGGCTGGGCTGATGCTCTTCCG AAATACACTCCAGAGAGCCAAGCGGATGCCACCAGGAACCTCTCCCAGCAGTGCTTGAACGCACTTGCTAATGTTGTGCCTGGTCTTATGGGAGGTAGTGCTGATCTTGCGTCCTCCAACATGACCCTGCTTAAGATGTTTGGTGACTTCCAGAAGGATACGCCTGAGGAGCGCAGTGTCCGCTTTGGAGTCAGAGAGCACGGAATGGGCGCCATTGCTAATGGCATTGCTCTGCACAGCCCAGGGTTTGTTCCATACTGTGCTACTTTCTTTGTCTTCACTGATTACATGAGAGGTGCTATGAGAATCTCAGCTTTGTCTGAAGCTGGAGTTATCTATGTTATGACCCATGACTCTATTGGTCTCGGAGAGGATGGCCCAACCCATCAGCCCATTGAGCACTTGGTGAGTTTCCGCGCAATGCCGAACATACTGATGCTTCGCCCGGCTGATGGCAATGAGACTGCTGGAGCATACAAAGTTGCAGTTCTCAACAGGAAGAGGCCATCTATTCTTGCTCTCTCAAGGCAAAAGCTTCCTCATCTGCCTGGCACCTCAATTGAGGGTGTTGAGAAGGGTGGATATACCATCTCTGACAATTCAACCGGCAACAAGCCTGATCTCATCGTGTTGAGTACCGGCTCTGAACTAGAGATTGCTGCCAAGGCTGCTGATGAGTTGAGGAAGGAGGGGAAGACTGTCCGTGTTGTGTCATTTGTTTCCTGGGAACTTTTTGAGGAGCAGTCAGATGAATACAAGGAGAGTGTTCTCCCTGAGGCTGTTACATCAAGAATCAGCATTGAGGCTGGTTCTCCTCTCGGATGGCAGAAGTATGTTGGAGCCCAGGGCAAGGCCATTGGCATCGACAAATTCGGCGCAAGTGCTCCTGCTGGAAAGATCTACAAGGAGTATGGCATCACTGTGGAGGGCGTTATTGCGGCAGCCAAAAGCTTCTAA
- the LOC136514399 gene encoding mediator of RNA polymerase II transcription subunit 33A-like codes for MAAAVTELELVRRVMAAVKASAERGDPPLLQAAEAARCIREAPASAPVGLALSQALVTNLCFAHNTPAMWKLLDQAMLSRLVDPHHTLALLTPRVVPNRREQPEAYRLYLELLGRYAVAPVYPERMEKKDMLAKSIDSAMQLSHRFGFQHLDFGHTVILFVLSLVNMLIDCILDDCGLPITSADEHGNRNDMNFNGKGRSLDRGDEHREHLRRKNILMSIEVVEKVTANKIVQVFLRLVNRNTPENFNCLLRKLHLIGALKKKNTLSPYNLLDSLIMNIQNVISTDYQLDRKRLLGVPVSIQPCSSAVYSIFRAGKGSCWIPFDMFMENTMDGRHLHAISSVEYLTELSKTLQVLNRATWQETFQALWISALRLVQRGPDASEGPFPRLDSRLCMLLAIIPLSIATIVKEEVGNLEGETTSVIRGQLVSSLQILRQFFGLLSPPPAAVHLANSAARKAAVVLSNLKNGSENMYSSFKDSPSIKAVGNMLHLIVEACITRNLIDTSAYFWPGYVVPLKESSPVQESPWPSLVEGSPLIELKDALMVTPASSVAELEKLYSFAVSGSPEEKLAASKILCGASLLRGWNIQEHVVQMVLKLLSTFLPLDSGPEGRYVQDMPMLHALVSGISSIDTVHILSMYGLVPEVASMLMPLCEIFGSLPPSDHRSCKFEEASVYSVFSCAFLSLLRFWKFHRPPIENALSRRGVSLWSELRLDFLLLLRNNHSSSKNLSNVTQSSIFKLDTPFQKPVYIDSFPKLRSWYFQNQACIASTLSSACSRTTVLHVANMILKIICHNKVPKGGVLSVNPQSTENSSTSSSPAGVQEDMCQWPTLPAWEILEAVPFVLEAVLTSCAHGRLSSRDLVTGLRDLADFLPASLAAIVSYLSAEVTRGIWKPVMLNGMDWPSPAATLPVVESEIKEVLAFAGVHINICPRPRSVMPMLPLPIAALISLSITVKMEEFSHLHGIIGQGIEICTTSSSWPSSQIIGALWSQKVRRWHDFIILTCSQSPFTRDNTAVAQLIRSCFSSFLGPLVDGRSCFVANRGVANLLGQTFDEKAHRLAVAPGFLYMRSCWLFPNNSFVCEEILEVVIERAHALANACSSDRPARLRSDCLPLSAASSLVEQIASLAATMLCHAGGVNLIRLLYEQIIPTLLLSGGKAKLGSAGQVCSIIEGHTLAYVLLFSGASIWGVGETSPAYTWIYTSKRQQVVDRHLEFMARVMEGNIVLGCGDATWRSYVLCFVNLLVNFVPTWIPEVKLKTLQKLASGLQRWHEGDLALSLLERGGTKTVTSVVESLLQ; via the exons ATGGCTGCCGCCGTCACGGAGCTGGAGCTGGTGCGGCGGGTGATGGCGGCGGTGAAGGCCTCCGCAGAGCGCGGGGACCCGCCGCTTCTCCAGGCCGCCGAGGCCGCGCGCTGCATCCGCGAGGCCCCCGCGTCCGCTCCGGTCGGCCTCGCGCTCTCCCAGGCGCTGGTGACGAACCTGTGCTTCGCGCACAACACACCCGCCATGTGGAAGCTGCTGGATCAGGCCATGTTGTCCCGCCTGGTGGACCCTCACCACACCCTCGCCCTCCTTACCCCGAG GGTGGTGCCGAACCGGCGGGAGCAGCCGGAGGCGTACAGGCTCTACCTCGAGCTTCTAGGCCGGTACGCGGTGGCCCCTGTTTACCCGGAGCGCATGGAGAAGAAGGATAT GTTAGCCAAATCTATTGACAGTGCTATGCAGCTTTCACATAGATTTGGTTTTCAACATTTGGATTTTGGACATACTGTTATTTTGTTTGTGTTGAGTCTTGTCAACATGCTGATTGATTGCATCTTAGATGATTGTGGATTGCCCATCACCTCCGCTGATGAACATGGCAACAGAAATGATATGAATTTTAATGGCAAGGGGAGATCACTTGACAGGGGAGATGAGCACCGTGAACATCTAAGAAGAAAGAATATACTTATGTCTATTGAAGTTGTTGAGAAGGTCACTGCAAACAAAATTGTCCAAGTCTTTCTGCGGCTTGTCAATCGTAACAC ACCTGAAAATTTCAATTGTCTACTTCGGAAACTTCATCTTATTGGTGCTCTTAAAAAGAAGAACACATTGTCTCCGTACAATCTGCTAGATAGCTTGATTATGAATATACAGAATGTCATAAGCACGGACTACCAATTAGACAGGAAAAGGCTTCTGGGAGTTCCTGTTAGCATACAGCCTTGCAGTTCAGCTGTTTACAGTATATTCAGAGCTGGAAAGGGATCTTGTTGGATTCCTTTTGACATGTTTATGGAGAACACAATGGATGGGAGACATCTTCATGCTATATCATCAGTTGAATATCTGACAG AACTATCCAAAACACTTCAAGTGTTGAATCGGGCAACCTGGCAAGAGACCTTTCAAGCTTTATGGATTTCGGCTTTGCGACTAGTACAGCGA GGCCCAGATGCTTCGGAAGGACCATTTCCTCGTCTTGATTCACGGTTGTGCATGTTGTTGGCTATTATCCCCTTGTCCATTGCAACTATTGTGAAGGAAGAGGTGGGCAATCTGGAAGGGGAAACAACCTCTGTTATAAGAGGACAATTAGTGTCTTCACTTCAGATTCTGAGGCAATTTTTTGGTCTTCTTTCACCACCTCCAGCAGCTGTACATTTGGCAAATAGTGCAGCTAGAAAAGCAGCAGTTGTTCTGTCTAACCTGAAAAATGGGAGTGAGAACATGTACAGTTCTTTCAAAGACAGTCCCTCTATTAAAGCAG TTGGAAATATGCTACATCTTATCGTGGAAGCCTGCATCACAAGGAACTTAATTGATACATCTGCTTATTTCTGGCCTGGCTACGTGGTTCCACTTAAAGAATCCTCTCCAGTTCAGGAGTCTCCATGGCCATCTTTAGTAGAAGGGTCTCCACTTATAGAACTTAAGGACGCCCTTATGGTCACACCTGCTTCGAG TGTAGCAGAGTTGGAGAAATTGTACTCTTTTGCAGTAAGTGGGTCACCGGAGGAAAAGTTGGCAGCTTCGAAGATTTTGTGTGGAGCATCACTGCTTCGTGGTTGGAACATTCAG GAACATGTTGTTCAAATGGTGCTTAAGTTGTTATCGACATTCCTCCCTCTGGATTCTGGACCAGAAGGGCGATATGTACAGGACATGCCTATGCTACACGCTCTTGTATCAGGAATTTCTTCTATTGACACTGTTCATATTCTTTCAATGTATGGCCTG GTGCCAGAAGTAGCATCTATGTTAATGCCTCTCTGTGAGATTTTTGGATCTTTACCTCCATCTGATCATAGGAGTTGTAAATTTGAAGAGGCTTCTGTGTATTCAGTATTCTCATGTGCTTTCCTGTCCCTGCTTCGCTTTTGGAAATTTCATAGACCACCTATTGAGAATGCTTTATCAAGGCGTGGAGTCTCTCTTTGGTCAGAGCTCCGTTTGGATTTTCTCTTGTTATTACGTAATAATCATTCTTCTTCGAAAAATCTATCTAATGTTACTCAATCAAGCATATTTAAATTAGATACACCATTTCAAAAGCCAGTGTATATTGACTCATTTCCAAAGCTAAGGTCATGGTACTTCCAGAATCAAGCTTGCATAGCCTCTACACTTTCTAGTGCTTGCAGCAGGACAACTGTGCTCCATGTGGCAAACATGATACTGAAAATTATATGCCATAATAAAGTGCCAAAAGGTGGTGTCCTGTCTGTAAATCCTCAGTCAACAGAAAATTCCAGTACGAGTAGTTCACCTGCAGGTGTACAGGAAGATATGTGCCAGTGGCCAACACTTCCAGCATGGGAAATTCTTGAAGCTGTTCCTTTTGTGCTTGAGGCTGTGCTAACTTCATGCGCTCATGGCAGACTTTCATCCCGTGATTTGGTTACAG GTCTAAGAGATCTTGCAGATTTCTTGCCTGCTTCACTTGCTGCTATTGTCAGCTACCTTTCTGCAGAAGTCACTCGTGGCATATGGAAGCCAGTTATGTTGAATGGAATGGACTGGCCAAGTCCAGCTGCAACTCTTCCAGTAGTTGAATCGGAGATAAAAGAAGTTCTTGCATTTGCTGGTGTTCATATCAATATCTGTCCACGACCAC GTTCTGTGATGCCAATGCTTCCATTGCCAATAGCAGCGCTAATCAGTTTGTCAATAACAGTCAAGATGGAGGAATTCAGTCACCTACACGGCATCATTGGCCAAGGAATTGAAATTTGTACAACATCTAGTTCATGGCCCTCTTCGCAAATTATAGGTGCATTGTGGTCCCAAAAAGTACGGCGGTGGCATGATTTCATCATCCTGACTTGTTCGCAGTCCCCCTTCACTCGAGATAACACCGCGGTGGCACAACTGATCAGGAGTTGCTTCTCTTCTTTCCTTGGGCCTTTGGTTGATGGGCGCTCCTGCTTCGTAGCAAACAGAGGAGTTGCTAATCTGCTGGGGCAGACTTTTGATGAAAAAGCCCACAGGCTTGCTGTAGCACCAGGATTTCTTTACATGAGATCTTGCTGGTTATTTCCAAACaacagctttgtttgtgaagagaTTTTGGAGGTGGTCATTGAGAGAGCCCATGCGCTAGCAAATGCTTGTAGTTCTGATAGACCTGCTCGTTTGAGGTCAGACTGTTTGCCGCTATCAGCTGCATCATCCTTGGTAGAGCAGATAGCATCACTTGCAGCAACTATGCTTTGTCATGCTGGTGGGGTGAATTTGATTCGTCTCCTCTACGAGCAGATTATCCCCACTCTGCTGCTTTCAGGTGGAAAAGCTAAGCTTGGTTCCGCTGGTCAGGTATGCAGCATAATCGAAGGACACACATTAGCCTATGTTCTCCTCTTTTCGGGTGCAAGCATCTGGGGAGTTGGAGAAACGTCGCCAGCTTACACTTGGATATACACATCCAAAAGGCAACAGGTTGTCGATAGGCACTTGGAGTTCATGGCCAGGGTAATGGAGGGTAACATTGTGCTGGGCTGTGGCGATGCCACATGGAGGTCCTATGTTCTCTGTTTTGTCAACTTGCTGGTCAACTTTGTGCCCACATGGATTCCTGAAGTGAAGCTAAAGACGCTACAGAAATTGGCATCTGGGCTTCAGAGATGGCACGAGGGTGATCTTGCCCTCTCTTTGCTTGAGCGAGGGGGAACCAAAACCGTGACTTCAGTAGTTGAATCCCTTTTGCAATAA